A single window of Nicotiana sylvestris chromosome 5, ASM39365v2, whole genome shotgun sequence DNA harbors:
- the LOC104221579 gene encoding UDP-glucosyltransferase 29-like, whose protein sequence is MEAKKNTIRLLMVPWLAHGHISPFLELAKKLTNRNFHIYMYSTPVNLSSIKKNVTEKYSQSIELVELHLPSLPNLPPHYHTTNGLPPHLMNTLKTAFEMAAPKFSKILETLNPDLVIYDYNQPWTAQLALSMNIPAVQLLTFSAAVIALGIHMSEDKEEKFPFPEIYLREYEMLSLKKAINESPGKEFPFGEALRRSRNIVLVKTCRDFEGKYMDYLSNLVTKKIVPVGTLVQEATDQDEHEEIMQWLDKKEKSSTVFVSFGSEYFLSNEEILAVAQGLELSKVNFIWVIRFPQGERISIADVVPEVFLERVGKSGKILEEWAPQANILQHPSTGGFVSHCGWSSFMESMKFGVPIIAMPMHIDQPMNARLAEYIGLGVEAVRDENGKLQSEEIAKAIRKVVMEESGEPVRKKARELSEMMNEKGDEEIDGVVEELVSLCGNK, encoded by the coding sequence ATGGAGGCCAAGAAAAACACCATTAGGTTGCTCATGGTACCATGGCTAGCTCATGGGCACATAAGTCCATTTCTAGAGCTAGCCAAGAAACTCACAAATAGAAACTTCCACATTTACATGTATTCCACTCCTGTAAATCTGAGCTCCATCAAGAAAAATGTCACAGAGAAATATTCTCAGTCAATAGAATTAGTTGAGCTTCATCTTCCATCTTTGCCAAATCTTCCTCCTCATTACCACACTACCAATGGCCTCCCACCCCATCTCATGAACACCCTCAAAACAGCTTTTGAAATGGCCGCTCCAAAATTTTCCAAAATATTAGAAACTCTAAATCCAGACTTGGTCATTTATGACTACAATCAACCATGGACTGCTCAGTTGGCTTTATCTATGAATATTCCTGCTGTGCAGTTGCTCACTTTTAGTGCAGCTGTTATTGCTTTGGGCATCCACATGTCTGAAGACAAGGAAGAGAAGTTCCCATTCCCTGAAATTTACCTGCGCGAATACGAAATGCTTTCATTGAAGAAAGCTATTAATGAATCACCGGGTAAGGAGTTCCCATTCGGCGAGGCTCTTAGGCGATCACGCAACATTGTTCTGGTGAAAACTTGCAGAGATTTTGAAGGGAAATATATGGATTATCTTTCAAATTTGGTCACCAAGAAAATTGTCCCGGTTGGCACACTAGTTCAAGAAGCCACTGACCAAGATGAACATGAGGAGATCATGCAGTGGCTtgacaagaaagaaaaaagttcaaCCGTGTTTGTCTCATTTGGGAGTGAGTATTTTTTATCCAATGAAGAAATCCTTGCAGTAGCTCAAGGGCTAGAGCTTAGCAAAGTGAACTTCATTTGGGTCATTAGATTTCCACAAGGTGAAAGAATTAGTATTGCAGATGTAGTACCAGAAGTGTTTCTTGAAAGGGTAGGCAAAAGCGGAAAGATTTTGGAAGAATGGGCTCCTCAAGCAAATATTCTTCAGCACCCATCAACAGGTGGGTTCGTGAGTCACTGCGGATGGAGTTCTTTCATGGAAAGTATGAAGTTTGGTGTGCCTATAATTGCTATGCCAATGCATATTGACCAACCAATGAATGCAAGGCTTGCGGAATATATTGGGTTGGGAGTTGAAGCAGTGAGGGACGAAAACGGGAAACTACAAAGTGAGGAGATTGCAAAGGCGATAAGGAAAGTGGTAATGGAGGAAAGTGGGGAGCCTGTGAGGAAGAAAGCAAGAGAATTGAGTGAGATGATGAATGAGAAAGGGGATGAAGAGATAGATGGTGTGGTGGAAGAGCTGGTATCGCTTTGTGGTAATAAATGA